In the Candidatus Angelobacter sp. genome, ATCAACATCGGCGCGAATTCCATCACTCAGGATTTCGCGGCCGAGTCCAAGCTGAAATTCGCGGAGGCCGAGCGGCTGAAGGTCGAGCAGGGATTCGTGAGCCTGGGCGGCGCATACGAGGAACCGGACAACCCGCAGCAGGCGGCGATTTCGAAAATCGCGCGCCAGGTGATGACGCGTCTGCATATTCAGGTCAACCAGACGATCCAGTTTTACAGGGGGCAACAGGGTGGTTCCGCTCCGCAGCGGTTGTTCCTGGCCGGCGGCGCGTCGATCATGCCGTACACGGCGCAATTCTTCGCCGAAAAACTGAACCTGCCGGTCGAGTACTTCAATCCGTTCCGCAATGTTCAAATCGACACTTCCGTCGATCTGGAGGAACTGGCGAAGGTTGCGCATTCGTTTGGCGAGGTTGTGGGTCTGGGCCTCCGTAACGTGGCCCAGTGCCCCGTGGAAATGAACCTCATGCCGAAGAGTTCGCTCAAACGGCAGCAGTTCAATCAGAAGAAGCCCTATTTCATCGCCACGATTTTCAGTCTGGTTGCCGTGGTCCTCGCCTATGGCGGATTCTACATGAAGATCGCGGACATCAAGCGGGAAGCGCTTGGCAAGATCAGTGTACAGGTGGCGCCCTTGAAACAAAAGGAAACCGAGCTCCAGGCGGAACAGGACAAGTTGAACAGGTTGAAGCAGGAGGCGGGTCAGTTGACCGAGTGGACGGACCAGCGGTTCTACTGGGGTGGAGTGCTGACGGAGTTGCGGCGCGTGTTGATGCAGGCTGAAGCCGCCCGGAAGCAGGCGATGGGAATCGAAAATGGCGTGTGGATCGAAAGCCTGACTTCGGCGACTCCCGGTTTGACCGCTGTGCCATCCGCGGCCGCGGAAGAGGAGCAGGCCCCCGCTGCAAGTTACGCTTACATGAACCGTCTCATGATGGAACGTTACGGCCTCATCCCGAAAGGGGCCCCTTTGCCGGGTGAAGGCGAGTCCACGGCCGCCACTGCGACGACGAAGACCTCGACGCCGGCATCCACCAACGAGATCGCGACCATTACTTTGAAATGCCGCGGATTGAATTTGAAAAAATACGAACCTTCAGCGAACGATAAACTGGCCTACACCGTTGAGGAGGAACTTCGGGCCAGTCCGATGTTCGACAGCAAGGAAACCAAACTCTCCGGGGACATCGAACAGGTGGATGCGACGAACTCCGTGACATTCAATTTTGGCGTTACCTTGAAGTTGAAGCACCCGATGAAGCTTTAGCATGAATTGGCTGAAGAAAAATTTCTTTCTGGTCGTGGGGGGGCTGGTGGCCTTGGGGATGCTCGGGTTCGCGGTTTATTTTCTCCTGATCCAAAAGCAGGCGGTGGACGAGGTGACCGAGCAGTTGAACACGCAGACGCAGGAACTGAAGAATCTGGCAACCCGCGATCCCCATCCAAACCAGGAGAACATCGATATTGCCAAAAAGGAGCAAAAGAAGGTTGCTGGTTTCCTCCAGGCGTGCAGGAAATTCTTTGTACCGGTTGCCACTTTCACTAATATAGACAGCGCGGCGTTCAAGGACCTGCTTCAGACGACGATCTCTGACATGGAACGCGACGCGGAGAAAGCCGGGGTCAGCCTCCCCGCCAAATACGACTTCACATTCGCATGGCAGCGGAAATCGGTGGATTTTCCGCAGGATACGCTCGTGCCGCTCGCTACGCACGTTGACGAGATCAAGGCCGTTTGCGATGTCCTGTTTGATGCCCGTGTTCACGCCCTGACCGGCCTGCGCCGCGTGCCGGTGTCCAAGGAGGACACGAGCGTAAACGATTTTCTCATCGGACTTAAACCGACCACAAACACGGTGACTGGCGCGGTGCTGACGCCGTATGAAGTTCAGTTTCAGGGTTTCACGGCCGAACTTGCGGCGGTGCTGGAGGGATTTTATCGGTCATCGAATTGTTTCATCGTAAAAAACGTTGATGTGCAGACCAACGTTGTAAACACGGCACCCGGTGCTTCCCAGAATGGTCCCTCGCTCTTCTACCCGACTGCCGCGCCGAGCGTGGCGCCGGAGCGTCCATTGTCCGGGGCAGAACTTATGCGGCGACGATACGGCCTTGCTCCGGGAAGTCGTTACGGTGCCCGGCCACCAATAGAGGCGCCGACCCCGGCTCCGACCACTCCGGGCGTGTTCGCGCCGCCGGTGCGTCGCGGGCCGGAAACGATTCTGGACGAGCGCCCATTCAAGGTCACCATGTACATTGAAACGGTTCAATTGCTGGAGCGGGCCAAACTCAAGGCGGGGAAATAAGACGGATTCTCGATGGAATTCCTGAAGAACCATTACGAAAAAGTGATTCTTAGTGTCGTGTTGCTCGGATTGGCCGCAGCCGCGGTGTTGCTGCTGACTTCGGTTGACAGCGAGAAGCGCGCGCTGGAAGAGGTTGACAGCGGGATTGCCCGGACCAAGCCGAAGGAACTGAAGCAGGTTGATCTTTCAACAAACGAGGCGGCACTGCAGCTCCTCCTGCGGCCCGCGAGCCTGCGGCTGGCGGGTGAGCACAACCTTTTCAATCCCGTGCAGTGGCAGAGGATGCCCGATGGCAGGTTGATTCCGCTGCGCACGGGACGCGAGGTAGGACCCGGCGCGCTGACCGTCACGAAGATCACACCCCTGTACCTTAAAATCGAATACGAGGGCACCGGCGGGACGGGCGATGCGGTGCAGTACAAGTTTAAAGTGACGCGCGAAGCGGAGAAGTCGCCGAGCAAACGGATCCCGATCACGCTCTCCGCCACCATGCCCGGCAGCAAGAATTCAGTTTTTGTCCTGAAAGAAATGAAGCCGCAGGAAAATCCGGCAGAATTTGTGCTGGATTTGCCTGCCGAAAACGAACAGGCGGTTGTGACGAAAGAGAAA is a window encoding:
- the pilM gene encoding pilus assembly protein PilM — translated: INIGANSITQDFAAESKLKFAEAERLKVEQGFVSLGGAYEEPDNPQQAAISKIARQVMTRLHIQVNQTIQFYRGQQGGSAPQRLFLAGGASIMPYTAQFFAEKLNLPVEYFNPFRNVQIDTSVDLEELAKVAHSFGEVVGLGLRNVAQCPVEMNLMPKSSLKRQQFNQKKPYFIATIFSLVAVVLAYGGFYMKIADIKREALGKISVQVAPLKQKETELQAEQDKLNRLKQEAGQLTEWTDQRFYWGGVLTELRRVLMQAEAARKQAMGIENGVWIESLTSATPGLTAVPSAAAEEEQAPAASYAYMNRLMMERYGLIPKGAPLPGEGESTAATATTKTSTPASTNEIATITLKCRGLNLKKYEPSANDKLAYTVEEELRASPMFDSKETKLSGDIEQVDATNSVTFNFGVTLKLKHPMKL
- a CDS encoding Amuc_1100 family pilus-like protein, producing the protein MNWLKKNFFLVVGGLVALGMLGFAVYFLLIQKQAVDEVTEQLNTQTQELKNLATRDPHPNQENIDIAKKEQKKVAGFLQACRKFFVPVATFTNIDSAAFKDLLQTTISDMERDAEKAGVSLPAKYDFTFAWQRKSVDFPQDTLVPLATHVDEIKAVCDVLFDARVHALTGLRRVPVSKEDTSVNDFLIGLKPTTNTVTGAVLTPYEVQFQGFTAELAAVLEGFYRSSNCFIVKNVDVQTNVVNTAPGASQNGPSLFYPTAAPSVAPERPLSGAELMRRRYGLAPGSRYGARPPIEAPTPAPTTPGVFAPPVRRGPETILDERPFKVTMYIETVQLLERAKLKAGK